Proteins from a single region of Haloarcula laminariae:
- a CDS encoding DNA-directed DNA polymerase, with protein sequence MSEESQSALGDFGRDEGDDGRPTAEAAAIAGNDDGDASVVDIDERQFPPVEETVEFVVTQIDYTVEGRGDEEFPVVHVFGRTEDNDPVHARVYEFRPYFYAPTGSVSEDRLRQYDSITGWEDVDAEGEPYESIRGERLTKIFGRTPRDVGQMRDDFDHYEADILFPNRLLIDKDITSGVRVPARELDDGSLKVHHEEITPVEASADPRVNTFDIEVDDRHGFPEDGEQTIVCLTSHDSYTDEYVVWLYESPDGIEGPEALAAYDPIREDADFEADVRIFEEEAAMLDAFISYIEDTDPDVLTGWNFDDFDAPYFLDRVEELQSYDHDYDLDIDRLSRVDEVWRSDWQGPDIKGRVVFDLLYAYKRTQFTELESYRLDAVGEQELGVGKERYTGDIGDLWEQEPERLLEYNLRDVELCVELDREQDIIDFWDEVRTFVGCKLEDATTPGDAVDMYVLHKLYGEYALPSKGQQESEDYEGGAVFDPITGVRENVTVLDLKSLYPMCMVTTNASPETKVDPERYDGETYRAPNGTHFRKEPDGVIRAMVDELLTEREEKKELRNSHDPADPEYERFDRQQAAVKVIMNSLYGVLGWDRFRLYDKEMGAAVTATGREVIDYTDEVVEDEGYSVVYGDTDSVMLQLGDIGAEDLAGDIEVTDEMREKHPEMGADELELVAATIQKGFELEDTINASYDEFASERLNATDHRFEIEFEKLYRRFFQAGKKKRYAGHIVWKEGKHVDDIDITGFEYQRSDIAPITKRVQKEVIDRIVHGEDADSIKTYVGEVIEDYQAGNVDYDDVGIPGGIGKKLDNYDTDTAQVRGAKYANLLLGTNFQSGSKPKRLYLDRVHADFWDRVEAEHGLDASTDPLYGEFRRDPDVICFEYADQIPEEFEVDWDKMLDKTLKGPIARILEALDISWDEVKSGQEQTGLGSFM encoded by the coding sequence ATGAGTGAGGAGAGTCAGAGCGCCCTCGGCGACTTCGGTCGGGACGAGGGCGACGACGGCCGGCCGACGGCGGAGGCCGCGGCCATCGCGGGCAACGACGACGGGGACGCGAGTGTCGTCGACATCGACGAGCGCCAGTTCCCGCCGGTCGAGGAGACGGTCGAGTTCGTGGTCACGCAGATCGACTACACCGTCGAGGGCCGGGGCGACGAGGAGTTCCCCGTCGTCCACGTCTTCGGCCGGACCGAGGACAACGACCCCGTCCACGCGCGGGTGTACGAGTTCAGGCCCTACTTCTACGCGCCGACCGGTAGCGTCTCCGAGGACCGCCTCCGCCAGTACGACAGCATCACCGGCTGGGAGGACGTCGACGCCGAGGGCGAGCCCTACGAATCGATTCGGGGCGAGCGCCTGACCAAGATATTCGGCCGGACGCCCCGCGACGTCGGGCAGATGCGCGATGATTTCGACCACTACGAGGCGGACATCCTCTTTCCCAACCGCCTGCTCATCGACAAGGACATCACGTCCGGGGTACGGGTGCCGGCCCGCGAACTCGACGACGGCAGCCTGAAAGTCCACCACGAGGAGATAACCCCGGTCGAGGCCAGTGCCGACCCGCGGGTCAACACCTTCGACATCGAGGTCGACGACCGCCACGGCTTCCCGGAGGACGGCGAACAGACTATCGTCTGTCTCACCTCTCACGACTCCTACACCGACGAGTACGTCGTCTGGCTCTACGAGTCCCCCGACGGCATCGAGGGGCCGGAGGCGCTGGCCGCCTACGACCCCATCCGGGAGGACGCCGACTTCGAGGCCGACGTGCGCATCTTCGAGGAGGAGGCGGCGATGCTCGACGCCTTCATCTCCTACATCGAGGACACCGACCCCGACGTGCTGACCGGGTGGAACTTCGACGACTTCGACGCGCCCTATTTCCTGGACCGCGTCGAGGAACTCCAGAGCTACGACCACGACTACGACCTGGACATCGACCGCCTCTCCCGTGTGGACGAGGTGTGGCGCAGCGACTGGCAGGGCCCCGACATCAAGGGCCGCGTCGTCTTCGACCTGCTGTACGCCTACAAGCGCACGCAGTTCACCGAACTGGAGTCCTACCGGCTGGACGCCGTCGGCGAGCAGGAACTGGGCGTCGGCAAGGAGCGCTACACCGGCGACATCGGCGACCTCTGGGAGCAAGAGCCCGAGCGCCTGCTGGAGTACAACCTCCGGGACGTCGAACTCTGTGTCGAACTGGACCGCGAGCAGGACATCATCGACTTCTGGGACGAGGTCCGCACGTTCGTCGGGTGTAAACTGGAGGACGCCACCACGCCCGGCGACGCCGTCGACATGTACGTCCTGCACAAGCTCTACGGCGAGTACGCCCTCCCCTCGAAGGGCCAACAGGAGAGCGAGGACTACGAGGGCGGGGCCGTCTTCGACCCCATCACCGGGGTCCGAGAGAACGTCACCGTGCTGGACCTGAAGTCGCTGTACCCGATGTGCATGGTGACGACCAACGCCTCCCCGGAGACGAAGGTCGACCCCGAGCGCTACGACGGCGAGACCTACCGCGCGCCCAACGGGACCCACTTCCGGAAGGAGCCCGACGGCGTCATCCGGGCGATGGTCGACGAACTCCTGACCGAGCGCGAGGAGAAGAAGGAACTGCGCAACAGCCACGACCCGGCGGACCCGGAGTACGAGCGTTTCGACCGCCAGCAGGCGGCGGTGAAGGTCATCATGAACTCGCTGTACGGCGTGCTCGGGTGGGACCGCTTTCGCCTCTACGACAAGGAGATGGGCGCGGCCGTCACCGCCACGGGCCGGGAGGTCATCGACTACACCGACGAAGTAGTCGAAGACGAGGGATACAGCGTCGTGTACGGCGACACCGACTCCGTCATGCTCCAGCTGGGCGACATCGGGGCCGAGGACCTGGCGGGCGATATCGAGGTCACCGACGAGATGCGCGAGAAACACCCCGAGATGGGCGCGGACGAGCTCGAACTCGTCGCGGCGACCATCCAGAAGGGGTTCGAACTGGAGGACACCATCAACGCCTCCTACGACGAGTTCGCCAGCGAGCGGCTGAACGCGACCGACCACCGCTTCGAAATCGAGTTCGAGAAGCTCTACCGGCGGTTCTTCCAGGCGGGCAAGAAGAAGCGATACGCCGGCCACATCGTCTGGAAGGAGGGCAAACACGTCGACGACATCGACATCACCGGCTTCGAGTACCAGCGCTCGGACATCGCGCCCATCACCAAACGCGTCCAGAAGGAGGTCATCGACCGCATCGTCCACGGGGAGGACGCGGACTCCATCAAGACGTACGTCGGCGAGGTCATCGAGGACTACCAGGCGGGCAACGTCGACTACGACGACGTGGGCATTCCCGGCGGTATCGGCAAGAAGCTGGACAACTACGACACCGACACCGCGCAGGTGCGGGGCGCGAAGTACGCGAACCTCCTGCTTGGCACCAACTTCCAGAGCGGGTCGAAACCGAAGCGGCTCTATCTCGACCGCGTCCACGCGGACTTCTGGGACCGGGTCGAGGCCGAACACGGCCTGGACGCCTCCACCGACCCGCTGTACGGCGAGTTCCGCCGGGACCCCGACGTCATCTGCTTCGAGTACGCCGACCAGATTCCCGAGGAGTTCGAGGTCGACTGGGACAAGATGCTCGACAAGACGCTCAAGGGGCCTATCGCACGGATTCTGGAGGCGCTGGACATCTCCTGGGACGAGGTCAAATCGGGCCAGGAACAGACCGGGCTCGGCAGCTTCATGTGA
- a CDS encoding ABC transporter ATP-binding protein — MAVLEINNLQAEVAEEGGETILRGVDLEVESGEIHALMGPNGSGKSTTAKVIAGHPAYEVTGGEVLIHLEDDEFGEDFEIPEDLRTWNLLDLEPNERAALGVFLGFQYPAEIEGVTMVNFLRTALNAKLEEREELFEDDEEEEAESEDTNEDAAGYDTSPMEGDVEEGEVGVAEFQEILQEKMEQLDMDEKFASRYLNAGFSGGEKKQNEVLQAAILEPSIAVLDEIDSGLDIDRLQDVSEGINALRDEQGAGILQITHYQRILDYVEPDHVHVMLDGQIAQSGGPELAEKLEDEGYDWVREEAYEAA, encoded by the coding sequence ATGGCAGTACTCGAAATCAACAATCTACAGGCGGAAGTCGCAGAAGAGGGCGGTGAGACAATCCTTCGCGGTGTGGACCTCGAAGTCGAGTCCGGCGAGATTCACGCGCTGATGGGTCCCAACGGCTCCGGCAAGTCCACGACGGCGAAGGTCATCGCCGGCCACCCGGCCTACGAGGTCACCGGTGGCGAGGTCCTCATCCACCTCGAGGACGACGAGTTCGGCGAGGACTTCGAGATTCCCGAGGACCTCCGCACGTGGAACCTGCTCGACCTTGAACCCAACGAGCGCGCCGCCCTGGGCGTGTTCCTCGGGTTCCAGTACCCCGCCGAAATCGAGGGCGTGACCATGGTCAACTTCCTCCGGACGGCGCTCAACGCCAAGCTCGAGGAGCGCGAGGAGCTGTTCGAGGACGACGAGGAAGAAGAGGCCGAGAGCGAGGACACCAACGAGGACGCCGCCGGCTACGACACCTCCCCGATGGAGGGTGATGTCGAAGAGGGCGAAGTCGGCGTCGCCGAGTTCCAGGAGATACTCCAGGAGAAGATGGAGCAACTGGACATGGACGAGAAGTTCGCCTCCCGCTATCTCAACGCCGGTTTCTCCGGCGGCGAGAAGAAGCAAAACGAGGTCCTCCAGGCCGCCATCCTCGAGCCTTCTATCGCCGTGCTCGACGAGATCGACTCCGGGCTGGACATCGACCGACTGCAGGACGTCTCCGAGGGCATCAACGCGCTGCGCGACGAGCAGGGCGCCGGTATCCTCCAGATTACCCACTACCAGCGAATCCTCGACTACGTCGAACCCGACCACGTCCACGTGATGCTCGACGGCCAGATCGCCCAGAGCGGCGGTCCGGAACTCGCAGAGAAGCTCGAAGACGAGGGGTACGACTGGGTCCGCGAGGAAGCCTACGAGGCCGCATAA
- the sufB gene encoding Fe-S cluster assembly protein SufB, with the protein MSSDQDHLQETDTEARFEFKKEENSAFETEKGLTEETVRVISEDKDEPEWMLQRRLRALEQFQEMPMPTGWPAAPDLSEVDIADIVPYIRPDIETRGGAENWEDLPDEIQDTFDKLGIPEAEKNALSGVGAQYESEIVYQNMQEQWEEKGVIFCDMDKAVQEHEELVKEHFMTKCVPPSDNKFAALHGAVWSGGSFVYIPEDTTVNMPVQAYFRMNSEGMGQFEHTLIIAEDNSEVHYIEGCSAPKYSAFNLHSGGVEVFVGENAHVQYSTVQNWSKNTYNLNTKRAICEAEGTMEWVSGSMGSKATMLYPSTVLKGPGATDNHITIAMAGEGQDIDTGAKVYHNAPDTKSTIESKSISKDGGRTNYRGLVHIADGAEDSSTAVECDALMFDNESTSDTMPYMEIQESKVDVAHEATVGKIGDEDVFYLQSRGLDDDDAKQMIVAGFIEPITEELPIEYAVELNRLIELEMEGSLG; encoded by the coding sequence ATGAGTTCAGACCAAGACCACCTACAAGAGACCGACACCGAAGCCCGCTTCGAGTTCAAGAAGGAGGAGAACTCCGCCTTCGAGACCGAAAAAGGCCTCACCGAGGAGACAGTGCGAGTCATCTCGGAAGACAAGGACGAACCCGAATGGATGCTCCAGCGCCGCCTGCGCGCGTTGGAACAGTTCCAGGAGATGCCGATGCCGACGGGCTGGCCCGCAGCGCCGGACCTCTCGGAGGTCGACATCGCCGACATCGTCCCCTACATCCGCCCCGACATCGAGACACGCGGCGGCGCGGAGAACTGGGAAGACCTCCCCGACGAGATTCAGGACACCTTCGACAAACTGGGCATCCCGGAAGCCGAGAAGAACGCCCTCTCGGGCGTGGGCGCCCAGTACGAGTCGGAGATTGTCTACCAGAACATGCAGGAGCAGTGGGAGGAGAAAGGCGTCATCTTCTGTGACATGGACAAGGCCGTCCAGGAGCACGAAGAGCTCGTCAAAGAGCACTTCATGACGAAGTGTGTCCCCCCGAGCGACAACAAGTTCGCCGCCCTCCACGGGGCCGTCTGGTCCGGTGGCTCCTTCGTCTACATCCCGGAGGACACCACGGTCAACATGCCCGTGCAGGCGTACTTCCGCATGAACAGCGAGGGGATGGGCCAGTTCGAGCACACGCTCATCATCGCCGAGGACAACTCCGAAGTCCACTACATCGAGGGCTGTTCCGCCCCGAAGTACTCCGCGTTCAACCTCCACAGCGGCGGCGTGGAAGTGTTCGTCGGCGAGAACGCCCACGTTCAGTACTCGACGGTACAGAACTGGTCGAAGAACACCTACAACCTCAACACCAAGCGCGCCATCTGCGAGGCAGAGGGGACGATGGAGTGGGTCTCGGGCTCGATGGGCTCGAAGGCCACGATGCTGTACCCGTCGACGGTCCTCAAGGGGCCGGGCGCGACGGACAACCACATCACCATCGCCATGGCCGGCGAGGGGCAGGACATCGACACCGGCGCGAAGGTCTACCACAACGCGCCCGACACGAAGTCCACCATCGAATCCAAGTCCATCAGCAAGGACGGCGGCCGCACGAACTACCGCGGGCTCGTCCACATCGCCGACGGCGCCGAGGACTCCTCGACCGCAGTCGAGTGTGACGCGCTGATGTTCGACAACGAGTCGACCTCCGACACGATGCCGTACATGGAGATTCAGGAGTCGAAAGTCGACGTTGCCCACGAGGCCACCGTCGGCAAGATCGGCGACGAGGACGTCTTCTATCTGCAGTCCCGCGGACTGGACGACGACGACGCGAAGCAGATGATCGTCGCCGGCTTCATCGAGCCGATCACGGAGGAGCTGCCCATCGAGTACGCCGTCGAACTGAACCGCCTCATCGAACTGGAGATGGAGGGGTCGCTCGGATAA
- the sufD gene encoding Fe-S cluster assembly protein SufD — MSTQVHATLSEDAVEQISEDLGEPEWLLETRREALAALDGLEMPDVIQTPGRKWTNLDALDYESLVDPLEYAQDKDRIDAEGVDVLSWSDALDEHGDLIEDHFGSVVDPQRDYLTALSTALFSAGTVVYVPEGVDAEDVKIRTTMNSRSLFNYTLVIAEDSASVTILERQTTGTDVDGDQYYSGVVEAVAGENAYVQYGTLQNLSDESYNYQVKRGHADTYGTVDWIEGNMGSRLTKSSVETRLLGDSSESKIVGAFFGHDDQHVDIAARVWHEAEHTVADLVTRGVLDDEARSVYEGVQDVGREAWDTSSYQRENTLMLSDDSEADASPKLIINNHDTEASHSATVGQVDAEEMFYMTSRGVDPEKAKNMLVEGFFVPVMEEVAVDELREDLDQLIYERLRE; from the coding sequence ATGAGCACGCAGGTACACGCAACACTCAGCGAAGACGCAGTCGAACAGATATCCGAGGACCTCGGCGAGCCCGAGTGGCTGCTGGAGACCCGGAGGGAGGCCCTCGCGGCCCTCGACGGGCTGGAGATGCCGGACGTCATCCAGACGCCGGGCCGCAAGTGGACGAACCTCGACGCGCTCGACTACGAGTCCCTCGTCGACCCCCTGGAGTACGCCCAGGACAAGGACCGCATCGACGCCGAGGGCGTCGACGTGCTCTCCTGGAGCGACGCGCTCGACGAGCACGGCGACCTCATCGAGGACCACTTCGGCTCCGTCGTCGACCCACAGCGGGACTACCTCACCGCGCTGTCGACCGCGCTGTTCTCGGCCGGCACAGTGGTGTACGTCCCCGAGGGCGTCGACGCCGAGGACGTGAAGATTCGGACCACGATGAACAGCCGGTCGCTGTTCAACTACACGCTCGTCATCGCCGAGGACTCGGCATCCGTCACTATCCTGGAGCGCCAGACGACCGGGACGGACGTCGACGGCGACCAGTACTACTCCGGCGTCGTCGAGGCCGTCGCGGGCGAGAACGCCTACGTCCAGTACGGGACGCTCCAGAACCTCTCCGACGAGTCGTACAACTACCAGGTCAAGCGGGGCCACGCCGACACCTACGGCACCGTTGACTGGATAGAGGGCAACATGGGCTCGCGCCTGACGAAGTCGAGCGTCGAGACCCGACTGCTGGGGGACTCCTCGGAGTCGAAAATCGTCGGGGCCTTCTTCGGCCACGACGACCAGCACGTCGACATCGCGGCCCGCGTGTGGCACGAGGCCGAGCACACCGTCGCCGACCTCGTCACCCGGGGCGTGCTCGACGACGAGGCCCGCTCGGTGTACGAGGGCGTCCAGGACGTCGGCCGAGAGGCGTGGGACACCAGCTCCTACCAGCGCGAGAACACGCTGATGCTCTCGGACGACTCCGAGGCCGACGCCTCCCCGAAGCTCATCATCAACAACCACGACACCGAGGCCTCCCACTCCGCGACGGTGGGTCAGGTCGACGCCGAGGAGATGTTCTACATGACCTCCCGCGGTGTCGACCCCGAGAAGGCCAAGAACATGCTCGTCGAGGGCTTCTTCGTCCCCGTCATGGAGGAAGTCGCCGTCGACGAGCTCCGCGAGGACCTCGACCAGCTCATCTACGAGCGGCTGCGTGAATAG
- a CDS encoding ArsR/SmtB family transcription factor produces MGRLLPTETDASVERSEEPSVLCIDDEETSEVFAALGSETAQAVFRLLNEEPATPATVAERLEMSVQNVHYHLGNLSEAGLIEVVDTCYSEKGREMDVFVVAEDPTLVFLGTSDDRTAMKRAFESFASFAGLSPLLATLGEVSSWVFGDE; encoded by the coding sequence ATGGGACGACTTCTGCCGACAGAGACGGACGCATCGGTCGAACGGAGCGAGGAGCCGTCGGTGCTGTGTATCGACGACGAGGAGACCAGCGAGGTGTTCGCGGCGCTGGGCTCGGAGACGGCGCAGGCGGTCTTTCGCCTGTTGAACGAGGAGCCGGCGACGCCCGCGACTGTCGCCGAGCGCCTGGAGATGTCGGTCCAGAACGTCCACTACCACCTCGGAAACCTGTCGGAGGCCGGCCTCATCGAGGTGGTCGACACCTGCTACTCGGAGAAGGGCCGCGAGATGGACGTGTTCGTCGTCGCCGAGGACCCGACGCTGGTCTTTCTGGGGACGAGCGACGACCGGACGGCGATGAAACGCGCCTTCGAGTCGTTCGCGTCGTTCGCCGGCCTCTCCCCGCTGCTTGCGACACTCGGGGAAGTGAGCTCGTGGGTGTTCGGCGACGAATGA
- a CDS encoding ferritin-like domain-containing protein, with product MSLTQPLASDHQLARLLQIGIVLEEVIEARATKHVAATRIDDDAQLHALLDEASAESAEHRRRLEALVEELDAETVPFEEIQTLVEAQYEADEDFDGVLYDQLCNEETAYKFYDDLIGAIEASETDFSIDREQLLDVLTTIREEEADGVEDVTELMEARQ from the coding sequence GTGAGTCTGACACAGCCGCTCGCTTCGGACCACCAGCTCGCCCGCCTGCTCCAGATAGGTATCGTCCTGGAGGAGGTCATCGAAGCGAGAGCCACCAAACACGTGGCAGCGACCCGCATCGACGACGACGCACAGCTTCACGCCCTGCTCGACGAGGCGTCGGCGGAGTCGGCCGAGCACCGTCGCCGCCTGGAGGCGCTCGTCGAGGAACTGGACGCGGAGACCGTCCCCTTCGAGGAGATACAGACGCTCGTCGAGGCGCAGTACGAGGCCGACGAGGACTTCGACGGCGTACTGTACGACCAGCTCTGCAACGAGGAGACGGCCTACAAGTTCTACGACGACCTCATCGGCGCCATCGAGGCGTCGGAGACCGACTTCAGTATCGACCGCGAGCAGCTACTCGACGTCCTGACGACTATCCGCGAGGAAGAGGCCGACGGCGTCGAGGACGTGACTGAACTCATGGAGGCACGACAATGA
- a CDS encoding metal-dependent transcriptional regulator, which produces MNTQAQYLKAIYLTQQQADGPASTGDVANLLDVSPASANEMIGKLEDRGLLDHEKYKGVDLTDEGITQARDALQNYCIIERFLIEVLEVEEFRAEAKALEGVIDETVAERLDTIIDREPQCPDCFNAEDDVCGLVDVEAEVSSD; this is translated from the coding sequence ATGAACACGCAGGCGCAGTATCTGAAGGCGATATATCTCACCCAGCAACAGGCCGACGGGCCCGCGTCGACCGGCGACGTGGCGAACCTCCTCGACGTGAGCCCCGCCAGCGCCAACGAGATGATAGGCAAACTCGAAGACCGAGGCCTGCTGGACCACGAGAAGTACAAGGGCGTCGACCTCACTGACGAGGGCATCACACAGGCCCGAGACGCCCTACAGAACTACTGTATCATCGAGCGCTTCCTCATCGAGGTCCTGGAAGTCGAGGAGTTCCGGGCCGAAGCCAAGGCGCTGGAGGGGGTCATCGACGAGACCGTCGCCGAACGGCTCGACACCATCATCGACCGCGAACCGCAGTGTCCCGACTGTTTCAACGCCGAGGACGACGTCTGCGGGCTCGTCGACGTCGAAGCCGAAGTGAGCAGCGACTGA
- a CDS encoding GNAT family N-acetyltransferase, which yields MEFRRARPADGPAIRDVARRSLGASYSLGPQAITSAIEEWYDEDRLATMLSDPDHVLLVADDAGQVVAFSESLVATANTATLLWLHVDPTRRGEGIATDLFEATRGALEQLDVMNLRGRVLAENTGGNEFYGQRGFHQVGTDTVEIDGESYVENIYAESERWGREAIEAPDSRTVYVDHDNHERGSKATFHVVFSEREGDDRYGYFCSNCNTLALAMDSMGRIECESCGNVRKPVRWDAAYM from the coding sequence ATGGAGTTCCGCCGCGCCAGACCGGCCGACGGTCCCGCCATCCGGGACGTCGCGCGCCGGTCGCTTGGGGCATCGTACTCGCTGGGACCGCAGGCAATCACCAGCGCTATCGAGGAGTGGTACGACGAGGACCGACTAGCGACGATGCTTTCCGACCCCGACCACGTGTTGCTCGTCGCCGACGACGCGGGTCAGGTGGTCGCCTTCTCGGAGAGTCTCGTCGCCACGGCCAACACGGCCACACTGCTGTGGCTCCACGTCGACCCCACCCGCCGCGGCGAGGGCATCGCCACCGACCTGTTCGAGGCGACCCGCGGGGCGCTGGAGCAACTCGACGTGATGAACCTCCGCGGACGGGTGCTGGCCGAGAACACCGGCGGGAACGAGTTCTACGGACAGCGGGGGTTCCACCAGGTCGGCACCGACACCGTCGAAATCGACGGGGAGAGCTACGTCGAGAACATCTACGCCGAGTCCGAGCGGTGGGGCCGTGAAGCCATCGAGGCCCCCGACAGCCGCACGGTCTACGTCGACCACGACAACCACGAACGCGGCTCCAAGGCCACCTTCCACGTGGTCTTCAGCGAACGCGAGGGCGACGACCGCTACGGGTACTTCTGTAGCAACTGCAACACGCTCGCTCTCGCCATGGATTCGATGGGGCGCATCGAGTGTGAGTCGTGTGGGAACGTTCGGAAACCGGTTCGGTGGGACGCGGCGTATATGTAG
- a CDS encoding HD domain-containing protein, whose product MGVEIRESPVSDETFDAMREFVHDYLAASVENEEEGGRMRWYPWHSAEYRFNHILNVVDISTTIAEREGANVDVTRVAALFHDIAKLEAEQDVHAEAGARIAREYLEAHGDYPESFVDQVCRSVEEHSYQGDLSDLSLETQCLIEADILDKVGANGTALMLLRMGYESRTHMDAAEMVDRVIERGEDASERVESDTAESLVHQRLKRTRWFQEWLEMEVAEMEAEESLDDVATGMGDS is encoded by the coding sequence GTGGGCGTCGAGATTAGGGAGTCACCAGTCTCGGACGAGACCTTCGACGCGATGCGGGAGTTCGTCCACGACTACCTGGCTGCCAGTGTCGAGAACGAGGAGGAGGGCGGCCGGATGCGCTGGTACCCCTGGCACTCCGCGGAGTATCGGTTCAACCACATCCTCAACGTCGTCGACATCTCGACGACTATCGCCGAGCGCGAGGGGGCAAACGTCGACGTCACCCGTGTGGCGGCTCTGTTCCACGACATCGCGAAGCTAGAGGCCGAACAGGACGTCCACGCCGAAGCCGGCGCCCGCATCGCTCGGGAGTATCTCGAAGCCCACGGTGACTACCCCGAGTCGTTCGTCGACCAGGTGTGCCGGTCGGTCGAGGAACACTCCTACCAGGGGGACCTCTCGGACCTCTCCCTGGAGACGCAGTGTCTCATCGAGGCGGACATCCTCGACAAGGTCGGTGCCAACGGAACGGCGCTGATGTTGCTGCGGATGGGCTACGAATCACGGACGCACATGGACGCCGCGGAGATGGTCGACCGCGTCATCGAGCGCGGCGAGGACGCCAGCGAGCGCGTCGAGAGCGACACCGCCGAGTCGCTCGTCCACCAGCGGCTCAAACGAACCCGGTGGTTCCAGGAGTGGCTGGAGATGGAGGTCGCCGAGATGGAGGCCGAAGAGAGCCTCGACGACGTCGCGACCGGGATGGGCGACTCCTAG
- a CDS encoding LysE family translocator codes for MHPSPLFQSTGPLDLLPTVLGGVVFGLALAAPPGPMNAVIAEESALRGWRAGLFAGLGAMVADLCFLALSLFGVAAVVTETPGLQRLMVGAGGLLMCWFAYGAVEDATALSSVDGDAPTDADESRGFRKALVLALTNPYQVVFWLTVGVGLLRPGTVDVLSQVPGVGSELAGLFVVRTGHPALLAGLFGGIAVWIMAFPAAIVAARRRVERLAPTVAWASAAILAVSGLLFLRQAVVG; via the coding sequence ATGCATCCCTCTCCGCTCTTCCAGTCTACGGGACCGCTCGACCTCCTCCCGACAGTGCTGGGCGGCGTCGTCTTCGGTCTCGCGCTGGCCGCGCCGCCGGGCCCGATGAACGCCGTCATCGCCGAGGAGAGCGCGCTCCGCGGGTGGCGCGCGGGGCTGTTTGCGGGCCTCGGTGCGATGGTCGCGGACCTGTGTTTCCTGGCGCTCTCGCTTTTCGGCGTCGCGGCGGTCGTCACCGAGACGCCCGGCCTCCAGCGGCTCATGGTGGGCGCCGGCGGGCTCCTGATGTGCTGGTTCGCCTACGGCGCAGTCGAGGACGCGACCGCCCTGTCGTCGGTTGACGGCGACGCGCCGACCGACGCCGACGAGAGCCGCGGCTTCCGGAAGGCGCTGGTGCTGGCGCTCACCAACCCCTACCAGGTGGTGTTCTGGCTCACGGTCGGTGTCGGCCTCCTCCGGCCCGGGACGGTCGACGTCCTCTCGCAGGTCCCCGGCGTCGGGAGCGAACTGGCGGGGCTGTTCGTGGTTCGGACCGGCCATCCGGCCCTGCTCGCGGGGCTGTTCGGCGGTATCGCGGTGTGGATAATGGCGTTTCCGGCGGCTATCGTCGCGGCGCGGCGGCGCGTCGAACGGTTAGCGCCGACGGTCGCGTGGGCCAGCGCCGCCATCCTGGCCGTCTCCGGCCTGCTCTTTCTCCGGCAAGCGGTGGTCGGCTAG